The following are encoded together in the Variovorax sp. PBS-H4 genome:
- a CDS encoding transglycosylase SLT domain-containing protein, producing MAGWGHALAAGVNGWMRGAEYVRQNEQAEKDAKWKDEQRDRQRKRDAAEDQIEQDLKNAARPVAVEEGAGGMVKPPEMDNRDVGLPENAALPNGGLQQGGFSVAGQTYADRAAADTAATKANAPEAVNARVAGAYRSNGKVDKAIAIESADRMAEVQKMQLADQRWKRDLGAAMRGGHAGLAQLASSSEAGPMAGLKVQPIVSEDGKSVTYAALDADGKATPIPGLPQFSNDQNGMIQAAWMLDRTVDPAARMAHFTQQQERDRAQKNSDRSYNQSERHFEATNSRADRAETRQGKLADVQIKSADLAYQEALRGSKIPQGVKMQVEGWREEAKTINAAITKAMADGTWDTNNPNAKELLTRQAVANSKISAALKPFMKDESTGADPFGLKKPQGTNAGANGGQGAGAGRGTVPNSYKDPVWDGAEVQASKKTGVPTEVMRIIRTVGERSNGDQVSPKGAKGVYQFMPATRDLFLKKYGVDAYSEDPEEQALAAAYHLKESYDRTGSWDKAMAGFNGGPTAERGTNGTKENRDYSKRTSMALAATDPARDSAAARASEFGRNMGKPQPPMASAAEKPAREQPAIDYTAMRAGDDPMAAVYQKQVVEMQKGLRTELSPDVAAWKQRMDSGEQRAGEQRFNAAQQAALQSEKLRAAKKDKDRS from the coding sequence ATGGCTGGATGGGGTCACGCCCTCGCGGCGGGTGTCAATGGCTGGATGCGCGGTGCCGAGTACGTGCGCCAGAACGAGCAGGCCGAGAAGGATGCGAAGTGGAAGGACGAGCAGCGCGATCGCCAACGCAAGCGCGATGCCGCCGAAGACCAGATTGAGCAGGATCTGAAAAACGCCGCGCGCCCCGTCGCGGTGGAAGAGGGCGCCGGTGGCATGGTCAAGCCCCCGGAAATGGACAACCGGGACGTGGGCCTGCCGGAAAACGCCGCGCTGCCCAACGGCGGATTGCAGCAGGGCGGCTTCTCCGTCGCCGGACAGACCTATGCTGATCGCGCTGCCGCCGATACGGCCGCGACGAAGGCCAACGCCCCCGAGGCGGTGAACGCGCGTGTCGCCGGTGCCTACCGCAGCAACGGGAAGGTCGACAAGGCCATTGCCATCGAGAGCGCCGACCGCATGGCCGAAGTGCAGAAGATGCAACTGGCCGACCAGCGGTGGAAGCGCGACCTGGGCGCGGCGATGCGCGGCGGGCATGCTGGGCTCGCCCAGCTCGCGAGCAGCTCCGAAGCGGGCCCGATGGCCGGCTTGAAGGTTCAGCCGATCGTCAGCGAGGACGGCAAGAGCGTTACCTATGCGGCGCTCGATGCCGACGGCAAGGCCACGCCGATCCCCGGGCTGCCGCAGTTCAGCAACGACCAGAACGGCATGATCCAGGCCGCGTGGATGCTGGACCGCACCGTCGACCCTGCCGCGCGCATGGCGCACTTCACGCAGCAGCAGGAGCGCGACCGCGCGCAGAAGAACAGCGATCGCAGCTACAACCAGTCCGAGCGCCACTTCGAGGCGACCAACTCGCGCGCCGATCGCGCTGAAACCCGCCAGGGCAAGCTGGCTGATGTGCAGATCAAGTCCGCCGACCTCGCGTATCAGGAGGCGCTGCGCGGCTCCAAGATCCCGCAGGGCGTCAAGATGCAGGTTGAGGGCTGGCGCGAAGAAGCGAAGACGATCAACGCGGCGATCACGAAGGCGATGGCCGACGGCACCTGGGACACGAACAATCCCAATGCCAAGGAGCTGCTGACGCGCCAGGCCGTCGCCAACAGCAAGATTTCCGCGGCGCTCAAGCCTTTCATGAAGGACGAGAGCACCGGCGCGGACCCCTTTGGCTTGAAGAAGCCCCAGGGCACCAACGCCGGGGCGAATGGCGGTCAGGGCGCCGGCGCCGGCCGCGGTACGGTCCCCAACAGCTACAAAGACCCGGTGTGGGATGGCGCCGAAGTGCAGGCCTCGAAGAAGACCGGCGTGCCCACGGAGGTGATGCGCATCATCCGCACCGTCGGCGAGCGCAGCAACGGCGATCAGGTGTCGCCGAAGGGCGCGAAGGGCGTGTACCAGTTCATGCCGGCCACGCGCGACCTCTTCCTCAAGAAGTACGGTGTCGACGCCTACAGCGAAGACCCCGAAGAGCAGGCGCTCGCCGCGGCCTACCACTTGAAGGAGAGCTACGACCGCACCGGCTCGTGGGACAAGGCCATGGCCGGCTTCAACGGCGGGCCGACGGCCGAACGCGGCACCAACGGCACCAAGGAGAACCGCGACTACTCGAAGCGGACTTCGATGGCGCTGGCTGCTACCGACCCGGCCCGGGATTCAGCTGCGGCGCGGGCGTCCGAGTTCGGCCGGAACATGGGCAAGCCGCAGCCGCCGATGGCGTCCGCCGCTGAAAAGCCGGCCCGCGAGCAGCCTGCGATCGACTACACGGCCATGCGCGCCGGCGACGACCCCATGGCTGCTGTCTACCAAAAGCAGGTCGTCGAAATGCAGAAGGGGCTCCGCACTGAGCTCTCGCCCGACGTGGCCGCATGGAAGCAGCGCATGGACTCCGGCGAGCAGCGCGCCGGCGAGCAGCGCTTCAACGCCGCGCAGCAGGCCGCATTGCAGAGCGAAAAGCTCCGCGCCGCCAAGAAGGACAAGGACCGCTCTTAA
- a CDS encoding methyltransferase domain-containing protein → MNLIDQPVVDQATERVLASGIRVFNGALFGDTEAEHVAVLLEALDPPEGAMVLDAGCGVGEMARLMHEARPDLQFLLVNTSEVQLAHCPEHFDRLHADFHELPVLDGVADVVVFSYALCQSGDFPRVLREAFRMLKPGGVLFINDMARLAGDNQLLEAELGAHAHTPEQLEAWAADAGFHLDFAIAPEVKLDRMRALIGNDGLADKLMGDIVPTIWRFQSFTGHQRAFHRHKGRVAFQFSGGRDSTAALYALREFWPQMRVYHVDTGDQFPETRAVVAQVEKDLAEAGLELVRIVTDVQGNHQYAGYPTDLVPVDNTVLGQMVSGAPLRLQGRYDCCAANLMNPLHARMQLDGITLLIRGQRDDEYAAPPLRSGDVSDGFEVLYPIQGWSAADVDMFIAEHGLPVAPFYEAGARRAPECMSCTAWWDEGRAAYMRKHHPNEHKVFIQRMADIRREIDRSMSWLNHETEA, encoded by the coding sequence ATGAACCTCATCGATCAGCCAGTGGTGGATCAAGCAACCGAGCGCGTGCTCGCAAGCGGCATCCGTGTCTTCAACGGCGCATTGTTCGGTGACACCGAGGCCGAGCACGTTGCCGTGCTGCTCGAGGCGCTCGACCCGCCCGAGGGCGCGATGGTGCTGGATGCCGGGTGCGGTGTGGGCGAAATGGCCCGCCTCATGCACGAGGCCCGGCCGGATCTGCAATTCCTGCTGGTGAACACCAGTGAGGTGCAGCTCGCGCACTGCCCGGAGCACTTCGACCGCCTGCATGCCGACTTCCACGAGCTGCCGGTGCTCGACGGCGTGGCCGACGTGGTGGTATTCAGCTACGCGCTGTGCCAGTCCGGCGACTTCCCGCGCGTGCTGCGCGAGGCCTTCCGCATGCTCAAGCCGGGCGGCGTCCTGTTCATCAACGACATGGCGCGGCTGGCCGGTGACAACCAGCTCCTCGAGGCCGAGCTCGGCGCGCACGCGCACACGCCCGAGCAGCTCGAGGCCTGGGCTGCCGACGCCGGATTCCATCTGGACTTCGCCATCGCGCCAGAGGTCAAGCTCGACCGCATGCGCGCGCTGATCGGCAACGATGGCCTCGCCGACAAGCTCATGGGCGACATCGTGCCGACCATCTGGCGCTTCCAGTCGTTCACCGGCCACCAGCGCGCCTTCCACCGGCACAAGGGCCGCGTGGCCTTCCAGTTCAGCGGCGGGCGCGACAGCACGGCGGCGCTCTACGCGCTGCGCGAGTTCTGGCCGCAGATGCGCGTCTACCACGTGGACACCGGCGATCAGTTCCCCGAGACGCGCGCCGTCGTCGCCCAGGTGGAGAAGGATCTGGCGGAAGCCGGCCTGGAGCTCGTTCGCATCGTCACCGACGTGCAGGGCAACCACCAGTACGCGGGCTACCCCACCGACCTCGTGCCGGTCGACAACACGGTGCTGGGCCAGATGGTGTCCGGTGCGCCCCTGCGCCTGCAGGGCCGCTACGACTGCTGCGCGGCGAACCTGATGAACCCGCTGCACGCGCGCATGCAGCTCGACGGCATCACCCTCCTGATTCGCGGCCAGCGCGACGACGAATACGCCGCGCCGCCGCTTCGCAGTGGCGACGTGTCGGACGGGTTTGAAGTGCTGTACCCCATCCAGGGCTGGTCAGCCGCGGACGTGGACATGTTCATCGCCGAGCACGGGCTACCGGTCGCGCCGTTCTACGAAGCGGGCGCCCGTCGCGCGCCCGAGTGCATGAGCTGCACGGCATGGTGGGACGAAGGCCGCGCGGCCTACATGCGCAAGCACCACCCGAACGAGCACAAGGTTTTCATTCAACGCATGGCCGACATCCGCCGCGAGATTGATCGCTCGATGTCCTGGCTGAACCACGAAACGGAGGCCTGA